From Sediminibacterium sp. TEGAF015, a single genomic window includes:
- the thrS gene encoding threonine--tRNA ligase: MISIRFPDGASRQYPVGTTAMDVAKSISEGLARKVLVARVNNKVVDASTTITEDATIQFLTWDDADGKNTFWHSSAHLMAEAVEALFPGVKFWVGPALDKGFYYDVDLGDKKISEDDLLAIEKKMNELAKKNSQYIRTQKAKAEAIAYFTEKGDEYKLDLLSNLVDGEISFYSQGDFTDLCRGPHIPHTGLIKSIKLTSIAGAYWKGDEKNKMLTRIYGVTFPTQKEMDEYLLMLEEAKKRDHRKLGRELSIFTMDDDVGPGLPLWMPNGTVIIEELEKLAKETEEAAGYKRVVTPHIAKESMYLTSGHLPYYADSMFPPMELDGTKYYLKAMNCPHHHKIFGAEPKSYKDLPYRIAEYGTCYRYEQSGELFGLMRVRCLHMNDAHIYCNKEQFAQEFKAVNEMYLKYFKIFGVDKYVMRLSLHDPAKLGQKYVNEPELWKETEEMVRKVLIETGTPFVEVQDEAAFYGPKIDVQIWSAIGREFTLATNQVDFNSGRKFQLEYTNQHNESDIPLIIHRAPLGTHERFIGFLLEHYAGKFPVWLAPLQVKVLPISDKFMDYALAVKQELRKVGVRVEVDDRSEKIGKKIRDTELMKVPYMLVIGEKEMNDQQLSVRRQGKGDLGTVSLQSFIENIKEEIHQRKSGE, encoded by the coding sequence ATGATTAGTATTCGTTTTCCGGATGGAGCAAGCAGACAGTACCCCGTTGGTACTACCGCCATGGATGTGGCTAAGTCAATCAGTGAAGGATTGGCCAGAAAAGTATTAGTGGCCAGGGTGAATAACAAGGTAGTGGATGCCAGCACAACAATAACGGAAGATGCAACCATACAATTTTTAACCTGGGATGATGCGGATGGAAAAAATACCTTCTGGCATTCCTCTGCTCACCTTATGGCAGAAGCAGTAGAAGCATTATTTCCCGGTGTTAAATTCTGGGTTGGCCCCGCATTGGATAAAGGATTCTACTACGATGTCGATTTGGGAGATAAAAAAATATCGGAAGATGATTTGCTGGCTATCGAGAAAAAAATGAACGAGCTGGCTAAAAAGAACAGTCAATATATCCGAACACAAAAAGCGAAAGCGGAAGCCATCGCTTATTTTACTGAAAAGGGCGATGAATATAAACTGGATCTTTTGTCTAATCTGGTGGATGGCGAAATCAGTTTTTACTCGCAGGGAGACTTTACTGATTTATGCAGAGGGCCACATATTCCACATACCGGACTCATTAAATCAATTAAACTAACCAGCATTGCCGGTGCTTACTGGAAGGGAGATGAAAAGAATAAAATGCTTACCCGAATTTATGGGGTAACTTTTCCAACCCAGAAAGAAATGGATGAATACCTGCTGATGCTGGAAGAAGCCAAGAAAAGAGATCACAGAAAACTAGGCAGAGAGTTAAGTATTTTTACTATGGATGATGATGTAGGACCTGGCCTTCCTTTGTGGATGCCAAACGGTACTGTCATTATTGAAGAATTGGAAAAATTAGCGAAAGAAACAGAGGAAGCAGCTGGGTACAAGCGGGTGGTTACACCACATATAGCAAAAGAGAGTATGTATTTAACCAGTGGCCATTTGCCGTACTATGCCGATAGTATGTTCCCTCCAATGGAACTGGATGGCACAAAGTATTACCTGAAAGCCATGAATTGTCCGCATCACCATAAAATTTTTGGTGCGGAACCCAAAAGCTATAAAGATTTGCCATACAGAATTGCGGAATATGGTACCTGTTACCGTTACGAGCAAAGCGGTGAATTGTTCGGACTGATGCGTGTAAGATGCCTGCACATGAATGATGCGCATATTTATTGTAACAAAGAACAATTTGCACAGGAGTTCAAGGCGGTGAATGAAATGTATTTGAAATATTTCAAGATTTTTGGGGTTGATAAATATGTAATGCGTTTAAGCCTTCACGACCCAGCAAAATTGGGCCAGAAGTACGTAAACGAACCGGAATTATGGAAGGAGACTGAGGAAATGGTTCGTAAAGTACTTATTGAAACAGGTACACCTTTTGTTGAAGTGCAGGACGAGGCGGCATTTTACGGACCAAAGATTGATGTTCAGATTTGGAGCGCTATTGGCAGAGAATTTACTTTGGCAACCAATCAGGTAGACTTCAATTCCGGTAGAAAGTTCCAATTGGAATATACCAATCAGCACAACGAATCAGACATTCCGTTGATTATACACCGTGCTCCTTTAGGAACCCATGAACGATTTATTGGATTCCTGCTTGAACACTATGCTGGTAAATTCCCGGTATGGTTGGCGCCGCTACAGGTGAAAGTACTGCCTATCAGCGATAAATTCATGGACTATGCTTTAGCTGTAAAGCAGGAACTTCGAAAAGTTGGTGTAAGGGTAGAAGTGGATGACAGAAGTGAAAAGATTGGAAAAAAGATCCGTGATACAGAATTGATGAAAGTGCCTTATATGCTGGTTATTGGAGAGAAGGAGATGAACGATCAACAATTGTCGGTCAGAAGACAGGGCAAGGGTGATTTGGGTACTGTGTCTCTGCAATCTTTCATTGAAAACATCAAAGAAGAAATACATCAGCGTAAATCGGGCGAATAG